A window of Blattabacterium cuenoti contains these coding sequences:
- a CDS encoding ATP-dependent Clp protease ATP-binding subunit — MNDDNTIFGIEKDRLSGLNYYININSMKNKTPILDNFGKNLNIIAFEGKLDPIIGREHELERIAQILSRRKKNNPLLIGEPGVGKTAIAEGLALKIVQKKISRVLYNKRIVVLDIASIVAGTKYRGQFEERMKTIISEVEKNTNLILFIDEIHTIIGAGGTTGSLDASNILKPALATGNIQCIGTTTLNEYRQYIEKDGALERRFQKIIIQPSTEKETIEILKKIKIKYEVYHNVIYTESAINACVNLTSRYIIDRYLPDKAIDALDEAGAYVHMKNIKVPQKILNLEKLLDNIQKEKYQAVKNQHYEKAANIRDKEKEIKEYLLKDQILWSELIKKNKDIVSETHVKKVVSMMSGIPVNKIDQSEFTQLNNLISLLKTKVIGQDHAIEKIVNSIRINKSGLKDPNSPIGSFIFLGPTGVGKTHLAKEFTKEIFGSEDCLIRIDMSEYMEKFSMSKLIGSPPGYIGYEEGGQLTEILRRRPYCVILFDEIEKAHHDILNILLQILDYGYITDSLGRKINFRNTMIIFTSNQNTNQFNRTEIGFSNITKQLNESKFALHNMLSPEFINRIDDIIIFNHLTYKNIVKITSIELEKIKYTLLELGYHLNISSETQKFIQIQGFDKKFGARPLKRAINSLIKNPISEYIMKGTIQYGNIIQLVMNKSKNIIKIKIK; from the coding sequence ATGAATGATGACAATACCATATTTGGAATAGAAAAAGATAGACTATCAGGATTGAATTATTATATAAATATCAATTCCATGAAAAATAAAACTCCAATATTAGATAATTTTGGAAAAAATCTAAATATAATTGCATTTGAAGGAAAATTAGATCCTATCATTGGCAGAGAACATGAATTAGAAAGAATTGCGCAAATTTTAAGTAGAAGAAAAAAAAATAATCCATTACTAATAGGTGAACCAGGTGTTGGAAAAACAGCAATAGCTGAAGGATTAGCATTAAAAATTGTTCAAAAAAAAATTTCCAGAGTTTTATATAATAAAAGAATTGTAGTACTTGATATAGCAAGTATAGTAGCTGGAACTAAATATAGAGGCCAATTTGAAGAAAGAATGAAAACCATAATTTCTGAAGTAGAAAAAAATACTAATTTAATTCTTTTTATAGATGAAATACATACTATCATAGGTGCAGGAGGAACAACTGGATCTTTAGATGCCTCAAATATATTAAAACCAGCTTTAGCTACAGGTAATATACAATGTATAGGAACTACAACATTAAATGAATATAGACAATATATAGAAAAAGATGGTGCATTAGAAAGAAGATTTCAAAAAATTATAATTCAACCATCGACAGAAAAAGAAACTATTGAAATATTAAAAAAAATTAAAATTAAATATGAGGTATATCATAATGTAATTTATACAGAATCAGCAATTAATGCTTGTGTAAATTTAACATCTAGATATATTATTGATCGTTATTTACCAGATAAAGCCATTGATGCATTAGATGAAGCTGGTGCTTACGTACATATGAAAAATATAAAAGTACCACAAAAAATCCTTAATTTAGAAAAATTACTTGATAATATACAAAAAGAAAAATATCAAGCAGTAAAAAATCAACACTATGAAAAAGCAGCTAATATAAGAGATAAAGAAAAAGAAATTAAAGAATACTTACTTAAAGATCAAATATTATGGAGTGAACTTATTAAAAAAAATAAAGATATAGTGTCTGAAACACATGTAAAAAAAGTAGTATCTATGATGAGTGGTATTCCAGTTAATAAAATAGATCAATCTGAATTTACACAATTAAATAATTTAATTTCTTTATTAAAAACTAAAGTAATAGGACAAGATCATGCAATAGAAAAAATTGTTAACTCTATACGAATCAATAAATCTGGATTAAAAGATCCTAATTCTCCAATAGGATCTTTTATTTTTTTAGGACCTACTGGAGTTGGCAAAACTCATTTAGCCAAAGAATTTACAAAAGAAATATTTGGATCAGAAGATTGTCTAATACGTATTGATATGAGTGAATATATGGAAAAATTTTCTATGTCTAAATTAATTGGATCACCTCCAGGATATATTGGTTATGAAGAAGGTGGTCAATTAACAGAAATACTACGTCGTAGACCATATTGTGTAATTTTATTTGATGAAATTGAAAAAGCTCATCATGATATTTTGAATATTTTATTACAAATTTTAGATTATGGATATATCACAGATAGTTTAGGAAGAAAAATAAATTTTAGAAATACTATGATTATTTTTACGTCTAATCAAAATACAAATCAATTTAATAGAACCGAAATTGGATTTTCCAATATAACAAAACAATTAAATGAATCTAAATTTGCATTACACAATATGTTATCTCCAGAATTTATAAATAGAATAGATGATATTATTATTTTTAATCATTTAACATATAAAAATATTGTTAAAATTACATCGATAGAATTAGAAAAAATAAAATATACTTTACTTGAACTAGGATATCATTTAAATATTTCTTCAGAAACACAAAAGTTTATTCAAATTCAAGGATTTGATAAAAAATTTGGTGCAAGACCACTAAAAAGAGCTATCAATAGCTTAATTAAAAATCCAATTTCAGAATATATTATGAAAGGAACTATACAATATGGAAATATTATTCAATTAGTAATGAATAAAAGTAAAAATATTATTAAAATTAAAATTAAATAA
- a CDS encoding DUF3127 domain-containing protein: MEIIGIVKKLFEIQKFGNGFRKRELVITTEEPYPQNILIEFIQSKIDLLESIKLKDKIKVFINIKGREWKNSEGMIKYFNSIQGWKIENINSSTIVNSKKMLSPSLSSDDFDDLPF, from the coding sequence ATGGAAATAATAGGAATAGTAAAAAAATTATTTGAAATCCAAAAATTTGGCAATGGATTTAGAAAAAGAGAACTTGTTATTACAACAGAAGAACCATATCCACAAAATATATTAATAGAATTTATTCAATCTAAAATAGATTTATTAGAGTCTATCAAACTGAAAGATAAAATTAAAGTATTTATTAATATTAAAGGAAGAGAATGGAAAAATTCAGAAGGAATGATTAAATATTTTAATTCTATTCAAGGATGGAAAATTGAAAATATTAATTCTTCTACTATAGTCAATTCTAAAAAAATGTTATCACCATCTTTATCATCTGATGATTTTGATGATTTACCTTTTTAA
- a CDS encoding SPFH domain-containing protein: MSIYVILFYGLLILIILSAFSNLIFIVHQETAFIIERLGKFYAIRYAGFHLKMPMIDNIAGKLTLKIQQLDILVDTKTKDNVFIKVKISVQFKVIKNKVYEAFYKLDNSNAQITSYIFDVVRAEVPKMRLDDVFERKDDIADALKRELKESMSTYGYSLIKALVTDLEPDENVKQAMNRINTAEREKVAAEYKAEAEKIKIIAKAKAEAESKKLQGIGTADQRREIAKGILESVEVLNNVGINSQEASALIVVTQHYDTLQSIGEYSKSNLILFPNSPGSASEMLTNMITAFNISNKIKDKDQEIK, translated from the coding sequence ATGAGTATTTATGTAATATTATTTTATGGATTATTAATTCTTATAATTTTATCTGCATTTTCTAATTTAATTTTTATTGTTCATCAAGAAACAGCATTTATTATTGAAAGATTGGGTAAATTTTATGCAATACGATATGCAGGATTTCATTTAAAAATGCCTATGATAGATAATATAGCAGGTAAATTAACATTAAAAATTCAACAATTAGATATTTTAGTAGATACAAAAACTAAAGATAATGTTTTTATCAAGGTAAAAATATCAGTACAATTTAAAGTTATTAAAAATAAAGTATATGAAGCTTTTTATAAATTAGATAATTCTAATGCTCAAATAACTTCTTATATTTTTGATGTAGTAAGAGCTGAAGTTCCTAAAATGCGTTTAGATGATGTTTTTGAAAGAAAAGATGATATTGCGGATGCATTAAAAAGAGAATTAAAAGAATCTATGTCAACTTATGGATATTCTCTGATTAAAGCATTAGTAACTGATTTAGAACCTGATGAAAATGTAAAACAAGCAATGAATAGAATTAATACTGCAGAAAGAGAAAAAGTAGCTGCAGAATATAAGGCAGAAGCAGAAAAAATTAAAATTATAGCTAAGGCTAAAGCAGAAGCAGAAAGTAAAAAATTACAAGGAATAGGAACAGCTGATCAAAGAAGAGAAATAGCAAAAGGTATATTAGAATCAGTAGAAGTATTAAATAATGTAGGAATTAATTCTCAAGAAGCATCGGCATTAATTGTAGTAACGCAACATTATGATACACTTCAATCTATAGGTGAATATTCCAAATCAAATTTAATTTTATTTCCAAATTCTCCTGGATCTGCTAGCGAAATGTTAACTAATATGATTACCGCTTTTAATATATCTAATAAAATTAAAGATAAAGATCAAGAAATTAAATAA
- a CDS encoding M16 family metallopeptidase translates to MINREIPPKPLTNQVVPNLQKPSLFKMNNGLTVLLIENYKFPVIRVNFVLNYPIFLEKEKAGIKKVFGKMLRSGTKQFSKEKIDKKLDYMGSKLFTSFSNISLFSLKKYFEESFEIFSDILMNSQFNNIIEFNKIIKQKIIDIDISEKDPNAILERVKNVLYFSKNHPYGEYETHKTIKCITLQDLKKLYNKYYCPNISYISFIGSISMKEVISLCTKYLLQWSKKNIDENIINHQLISKKLEVNIIDLPTLTQSFICFGNTITLKKSDSIYFSSLLANGILGVGAQSRLFLNIREKSAYTYGIYSILKPDKYIGYFSIYTQVRNDVTDKVIQDIVKIIKNIKSYISYEELKIKKEEICGQFILNLENPLKVNDLFISELKDNLQVGFYNNYLNNIKNVNLSDVYKTCNKFFSTTIGKIIIIGNSKKIFDKIKKIGYNIYFFDKFGNKSK, encoded by the coding sequence ATGATAAATCGTGAAATTCCCCCTAAGCCTTTAACTAATCAAGTGGTTCCTAATTTGCAAAAACCATCATTATTTAAAATGAATAATGGATTAACAGTTTTATTAATAGAAAATTATAAATTTCCTGTAATTAGGGTCAATTTTGTGTTAAATTATCCTATTTTTTTGGAAAAAGAAAAGGCTGGAATTAAAAAAGTATTTGGAAAAATGCTTCGTTCTGGAACAAAACAATTTTCTAAAGAAAAAATAGATAAAAAACTGGATTATATGGGAAGTAAACTATTTACTTCATTTTCAAATATTTCTTTATTTTCATTAAAAAAATATTTTGAAGAATCTTTTGAAATTTTTAGTGATATTCTGATGAATAGTCAATTTAATAATATAATAGAATTTAATAAAATTATTAAACAAAAAATAATAGATATTGATATTTCAGAAAAAGATCCTAATGCTATTTTAGAACGTGTAAAAAATGTTTTATATTTTAGTAAAAATCATCCATATGGAGAATATGAAACACATAAAACTATAAAATGTATTACATTACAAGATTTAAAAAAATTATATAATAAATATTATTGTCCTAATATATCTTATATATCTTTTATTGGATCTATTTCTATGAAAGAAGTTATTTCATTATGTACTAAATATTTGTTACAATGGAGTAAAAAAAATATTGATGAAAATATCATTAATCACCAATTAATATCTAAAAAATTAGAAGTTAATATTATAGATTTACCAACACTTACTCAATCATTTATTTGTTTTGGTAATACAATTACTCTTAAAAAAAGTGATTCTATATATTTTTCTTCTTTATTAGCAAATGGAATTTTAGGTGTTGGAGCACAAAGTAGGTTATTTTTAAATATTAGAGAAAAAAGTGCATATACTTATGGTATTTATTCAATTTTAAAACCAGATAAATATATAGGATATTTTTCAATTTATACGCAAGTTAGAAATGATGTTACTGATAAAGTAATTCAAGATATTGTAAAAATAATAAAAAACATCAAATCTTATATATCTTATGAAGAATTAAAGATTAAAAAAGAAGAAATATGTGGTCAGTTTATTCTAAATTTAGAAAATCCATTAAAAGTAAATGATTTATTTATTAGTGAATTAAAGGATAATTTACAAGTCGGATTTTACAATAATTATTTAAATAATATTAAAAATGTTAATCTATCTGATGTTTATAAAACATGTAATAAGTTTTTTTCTACAACAATAGGTAAAATTATAATTATTGGAAATTCTAAAAAAATTTTTGATAAAATTAAAAAAATAGGTTATAATATTTATTTTTTTGATAAATTTGGAAATAAATCAAAATGA
- a CDS encoding alpha/beta hydrolase, which translates to MLFNQLSIKHIIRKPINNQLDPPLFLIIHGYGSNENDILNSIIQQLPNYFFIVSIQGIYTIGHNQYSWYNINFHKNLTTHKIQIKNYSLLQASQAINKINIFIDEAINEYKLNNNQVWICGFSQGAIISYAIALKNPYKVKRVMALSGYFDETIYSFKKQNNQKLYSKLSMFISHGKYDDIIPIKWVKKGLYILQKEYLINSFSYKEYESGHWISQSNHNDLIYWIKQNHLNKLMNE; encoded by the coding sequence ATGCTTTTCAATCAACTTTCGATAAAACATATTATTAGAAAACCAATTAATAATCAACTTGATCCTCCATTATTTTTAATAATACATGGATATGGTAGTAATGAAAATGATATTTTAAATTCTATTATTCAACAATTACCAAATTATTTTTTTATTGTCAGTATACAAGGAATTTATACTATAGGTCATAATCAATATTCTTGGTATAATATTAATTTTCATAAAAATTTAACAACACACAAAATACAAATAAAAAATTATTCTTTGCTTCAAGCATCACAAGCAATTAATAAAATAAATATTTTTATAGATGAAGCAATTAATGAATATAAATTAAATAATAATCAAGTATGGATATGTGGATTTAGTCAAGGTGCTATTATTAGTTATGCCATTGCTCTTAAAAATCCTTATAAAGTGAAAAGGGTCATGGCACTTAGTGGATATTTTGACGAAACAATTTATTCATTTAAAAAACAAAACAATCAAAAATTATATAGTAAATTATCTATGTTTATTTCTCATGGTAAATATGACGATATTATTCCTATTAAATGGGTAAAAAAAGGATTATATATTCTTCAAAAAGAATATTTAATAAATTCTTTTTCATATAAAGAATATGAATCTGGACATTGGATTAGTCAGTCTAATCATAATGATTTGATTTATTGGATTAAACAAAATCATTTAAATAAATTAATGAATGAATAA
- the sucB gene encoding dihydrolipoyllysine-residue succinyltransferase, whose product MILKVKVPSPGESINEVEISSWTVKNGEFVSKNQIIAELDSDKATLEITAEQSGIITILVEQGVKIPVGKIICTIDTSKIKSDSEILHQHNIQKEEVVQQHNVCKYNITNWPSPSAKKIINENRLIINNIKGSGKDGRITKKDCIDFMKKQSCNRSSIKRPLSSLRKKISDRLVSVKNQTAMLTTFNEVDMTEIILIRNQYNPSFQEKHEIKLGFMSFFTLASIRGLRLFPDVNAMISSNRENKINFNYFDISIAISGPKGLMVPVIRNAETLSFLGIEQEIMKLSTRVKNGKISIDEMIGGNFTITNGGIFGSMLSTPIINPPQSAILGMHKIMNRPIVIQKSIKIRPMMYLALSYDHRIIDGRESVGFLCSIKETLENPIQFLMKGNISNIPKILEL is encoded by the coding sequence ATGATACTAAAAGTCAAAGTTCCTTCTCCTGGAGAATCCATCAATGAAGTAGAAATTTCTTCATGGACAGTAAAAAATGGTGAATTTGTATCTAAAAATCAAATAATAGCTGAATTAGATTCTGATAAAGCTACTTTAGAAATTACTGCGGAACAAAGTGGAATAATTACTATTTTAGTTGAACAAGGTGTAAAAATACCTGTTGGTAAAATTATTTGTACAATAGATACTTCAAAAATAAAATCAGATAGTGAAATATTACATCAACATAATATACAAAAAGAAGAAGTAGTACAACAACATAATGTATGCAAATATAATATTACAAACTGGCCTTCTCCATCTGCGAAAAAAATAATTAATGAAAATCGTCTAATTATTAATAATATTAAAGGATCTGGTAAAGATGGAAGAATTACAAAAAAAGATTGCATTGATTTTATGAAAAAACAATCATGTAACAGATCATCCATAAAAAGACCTCTTTCTTCTCTTAGAAAAAAAATATCTGATCGTTTAGTGTCTGTTAAAAATCAAACTGCAATGTTAACGACTTTTAATGAAGTAGATATGACGGAAATTATATTAATAAGAAATCAATATAATCCTAGTTTTCAGGAAAAACATGAAATAAAATTAGGATTTATGTCATTTTTTACACTTGCCTCTATTAGAGGATTACGTTTATTTCCTGATGTCAATGCAATGATTAGTAGTAATAGAGAAAATAAAATCAATTTTAATTATTTTGATATCAGTATTGCTATATCTGGACCTAAAGGACTTATGGTCCCAGTTATTAGAAATGCAGAAACTTTATCATTTTTAGGAATAGAACAAGAAATTATGAAATTATCTACACGTGTAAAAAATGGTAAAATCTCAATAGATGAAATGATAGGAGGTAATTTTACTATTACTAATGGAGGGATTTTTGGTTCAATGTTATCTACTCCAATTATTAATCCTCCACAAAGTGCTATTTTAGGAATGCATAAAATTATGAATAGACCTATTGTGATTCAAAAATCTATAAAAATACGTCCTATGATGTATTTAGCATTATCCTATGATCATAGAATTATTGATGGAAGAGAATCAGTAGGATTTCTTTGTTCTATTAAAGAAACTTTAGAAAATCCTATACAATTTTTAATGAAAGGAAATATATCCAATATTCCAAAAATATTGGAATTATAA
- the sucC gene encoding ADP-forming succinate--CoA ligase subunit beta yields MNLYEFQGRDILTSFSISVPYGVIVQTTEQAINAAQIIFKNTKTQSIVIKAQILAGGRGKSGGILVAKSLEDVYTKSQFLLNKYLITSQTAKQGELVTKLLITENIYNHNDNIYRPKEYYIAISFNREIEKNIILYSQQGGINIETNYDHHIFQEVIDPGLGILEFQYRKIGYHLGIDIKKFKFFLYNLYKAYVLYNAILLEINPLIYNNHNIIALDSKITLDNNALFRIKKIFKTYQETYLDKNHNINFIKLEGNVGCMVNGAGLAMATMDLIKSCGGSPSNFLDIGGDANQEKVQKAFDLILKDTSVQVILINIFGGIVRCDDVVHGIINAYNEYIKTNNKYPKIVFRLQGTNAKIAKEILYKNKQFPIFYTSTLKEASNKIQKLLSS; encoded by the coding sequence ATGAATTTATATGAATTCCAAGGACGAGATATTTTAACATCATTTTCAATTTCTGTTCCTTATGGGGTCATTGTACAAACAACAGAACAAGCTATCAATGCTGCACAAATTATTTTCAAAAACACAAAAACACAATCTATTGTAATAAAAGCTCAAATATTAGCTGGAGGTAGAGGTAAAAGTGGAGGAATATTAGTAGCAAAATCATTGGAAGATGTATATACAAAGTCTCAGTTTTTATTAAACAAATATTTAATTACCTCTCAAACTGCAAAACAAGGTGAATTAGTAACAAAACTTCTTATTACTGAAAATATATACAATCATAATGATAATATATATAGACCTAAAGAATACTACATAGCAATATCTTTCAATAGAGAAATTGAAAAAAATATAATATTATATTCTCAACAAGGTGGAATAAATATTGAAACAAATTATGATCATCACATATTTCAAGAAGTAATAGATCCAGGATTAGGCATATTAGAATTTCAATATAGAAAAATTGGATACCACTTAGGTATAGACATAAAAAAATTTAAATTTTTTTTATATAATCTTTATAAAGCATATGTATTATATAATGCTATATTATTAGAAATTAATCCATTAATTTATAATAATCATAATATTATTGCATTAGATTCAAAAATTACATTAGATAATAATGCTTTATTTCGCATTAAAAAAATTTTTAAAACATATCAAGAAACATATTTGGACAAAAATCATAATATTAATTTTATTAAACTTGAAGGAAATGTAGGATGTATGGTAAATGGTGCTGGTTTAGCAATGGCAACTATGGATTTGATTAAATCTTGTGGAGGCAGTCCATCCAATTTTTTAGATATTGGTGGAGATGCGAATCAAGAAAAAGTTCAAAAAGCATTTGATTTAATTTTAAAAGATACTTCAGTACAAGTAATTTTAATAAATATATTCGGAGGAATTGTTAGATGTGATGATGTTGTACACGGAATCATAAATGCATATAATGAATATATTAAAACAAATAATAAATATCCAAAAATAGTATTTCGTTTACAAGGAACAAATGCTAAAATAGCAAAAGAAATACTATATAAAAATAAACAATTTCCTATTTTTTATACTTCTACTTTAAAAGAAGCATCTAATAAAATACAAAAATTATTATCAAGTTAA
- a CDS encoding 2-oxoglutarate dehydrogenase E1 component gives MNDRYSFLNAIHIKDLELLYQKYKENPDSIEPSWSAFFYGFDFGNEENFGKTIFNHKEFLVYNLIQAYKITGHLFSNINPIIKKRNLSEDISLNLNHFGLSDNELDSNFESGIFIGLGKTSLRNIIHFLENKYCNSIGIEYMYIHDIKKIKWIEKWLDNNIDIEFKSYKKIFFLKKLNEAIAFEHFIHNKFIGQKRFSIEGNESTLPALEEMIEYASTEYNTEEFIIGMSHRGRLNFLANCLKKNYSYIFNEFYGKEYQDALLSGDVKYHLGFTKIKTNSIGKNIKISLLPNPSHLESIDAIVEGLTRSKIDNIYTKNKNKIIPILIHGDAAISGQGIVYEVIQFSKLNGYHTGGTIHIIINNQIGFTTNEMEGRSSIYCTDIAKIVMSPVLHINADDIESVIKSIYFAIDFRMRYHEDVFIDLIGYRKYGHNEGDDPRYTQPILYKLIYQHKNVYELYKEQLENENIINNNNIQIIEKKYQTILHNEYEKSKDIKWNILTSFLEQEWKEFPLIVDTQKIFQKINTTYSLNKLIHIAKSIFTLPKDKHFFKKTISIFKNRLNLILTKKLVDWSSAELLAYGTLLDEGYSIRLSGEDVARGTFSQRHIIIKTETEEEIILLNQIKQGQKLIEVYNSPLSEYGVLGFDYGYALFSPYILTIWEAQFGDFGNGAQIIIDQYIASGESKWKICNGIVLLLPHGYEGQGPEHSSARIERYLQLCANNNLFLANCTTPANYYHLLRRQMKFNFRKPLLIFTPKSLLRHPQCFSTLEDLSNGTFHEIIEDSSCINENKIKKLIFCSGKIYYDLLKRKEYIQNTETILIRIEQIYPLKEKTIQNLLDKYKNRKDTIWVQEEPANMGIWSFLIRQFGKDIPFTLVAPSESSSPSTGSLKTFLKIQNNILEKAFL, from the coding sequence ATGAATGATAGATATTCTTTCTTAAATGCAATTCATATTAAAGATTTGGAATTACTCTATCAAAAATACAAAGAGAATCCGGATTCAATAGAACCTAGTTGGTCAGCTTTTTTTTATGGATTTGATTTTGGCAATGAAGAAAACTTTGGAAAAACCATTTTTAATCATAAAGAATTCTTAGTTTATAATTTAATTCAAGCGTATAAAATAACAGGTCATTTATTTAGTAATATTAATCCTATAATAAAAAAGAGAAATCTTTCAGAAGATATATCTTTAAATTTAAATCATTTTGGATTATCAGATAATGAATTAGATTCCAATTTTGAATCTGGAATATTTATAGGACTTGGAAAAACATCATTAAGAAATATAATTCATTTTTTAGAAAACAAATATTGTAATTCTATTGGAATTGAATATATGTATATTCATGATATAAAAAAAATAAAATGGATAGAGAAATGGTTAGATAACAATATTGATATCGAATTTAAATCATATAAAAAAATCTTTTTTTTAAAAAAATTAAACGAAGCTATTGCATTTGAACATTTTATACATAATAAATTTATTGGACAAAAACGATTTTCTATAGAAGGAAATGAATCTACATTACCTGCATTAGAAGAAATGATTGAATATGCTTCTACTGAATATAATACAGAAGAATTTATTATTGGAATGTCTCACAGAGGTAGATTAAATTTTCTTGCTAATTGTTTAAAAAAAAATTATTCATATATATTTAATGAATTTTATGGAAAAGAGTATCAAGATGCATTATTATCTGGTGATGTGAAATATCATTTAGGATTTACTAAAATAAAAACCAATTCTATTGGAAAAAACATTAAAATTAGTTTATTACCCAATCCATCTCATTTAGAATCTATTGATGCTATAGTAGAAGGTTTAACAAGATCAAAAATTGATAATATTTATACAAAAAATAAAAATAAAATTATTCCAATATTAATTCATGGAGATGCAGCAATATCAGGTCAAGGAATAGTATATGAAGTAATTCAATTTTCCAAATTAAACGGATATCATACTGGAGGAACTATTCATATAATTATTAATAATCAAATTGGATTTACAACAAATGAAATGGAAGGAAGATCTAGTATTTATTGTACAGATATTGCAAAAATTGTTATGTCACCAGTTTTACATATTAATGCAGATGATATTGAATCTGTTATAAAATCTATTTATTTTGCTATAGATTTTAGAATGCGTTATCATGAGGATGTTTTTATAGATTTAATAGGGTATAGAAAATATGGACATAATGAAGGAGATGATCCACGTTATACTCAACCTATATTGTATAAATTAATTTATCAACATAAAAATGTATATGAATTATATAAAGAACAATTAGAAAACGAAAACATTATTAATAACAATAATATCCAAATTATAGAAAAAAAATATCAAACAATTCTTCATAATGAATATGAAAAATCGAAAGACATTAAGTGGAATATTTTAACTTCTTTTTTAGAACAAGAATGGAAAGAATTTCCATTAATTGTTGATACACAAAAAATTTTTCAAAAAATCAATACTACATATTCTTTAAATAAATTAATTCATATTGCTAAATCTATTTTTACTCTTCCAAAGGATAAACATTTTTTTAAAAAAACAATTTCTATTTTTAAAAATAGATTAAATTTAATTTTAACTAAAAAATTAGTTGACTGGAGTAGTGCAGAATTACTTGCATATGGAACTTTATTAGATGAAGGATATTCTATTAGATTATCTGGGGAAGATGTAGCGAGAGGAACATTTTCTCAACGACATATTATTATTAAAACAGAAACTGAAGAAGAAATTATTCTTTTAAATCAAATTAAACAAGGACAAAAATTAATTGAAGTTTATAATTCACCACTTTCAGAATATGGTGTTTTAGGATTTGATTATGGATATGCTTTATTCTCTCCTTATATTTTAACTATATGGGAAGCTCAATTTGGAGATTTTGGTAATGGAGCACAAATAATAATAGATCAATATATTGCTTCTGGAGAAAGTAAATGGAAAATTTGTAATGGTATAGTTTTATTATTACCTCATGGATATGAAGGTCAAGGACCAGAACATTCTTCGGCTCGTATTGAAAGATATTTACAATTATGTGCAAATAATAATTTATTTTTAGCAAATTGTACTACTCCAGCAAATTATTATCATTTATTAAGAAGACAAATGAAATTCAATTTTAGAAAACCACTATTAATTTTTACACCAAAAAGTTTATTACGTCATCCACAATGTTTTTCAACATTAGAAGATTTATCTAATGGTACATTTCATGAAATTATCGAAGATTCTTCATGTATTAATGAAAATAAAATAAAAAAATTAATATTTTGTTCTGGAAAAATATATTATGATTTATTAAAAAGAAAAGAATATATTCAAAATACAGAAACTATTTTAATACGTATAGAACAGATTTATCCATTAAAAGAAAAAACAATTCAAAATTTGCTGGACAAATATAAAAATAGAAAAGATACTATATGGGTTCAAGAAGAACCGGCAAACATGGGAATATGGAGTTTTTTAATTAGACAATTTGGAAAAGATATCCCATTTACATTAGTTGCTCCATCAGAAAGTTCTAGTCCATCTACTGGTTCTTTAAAAACTTTTTTAAAAATTCAAAATAATATATTAGAAAAGGCTTTTTTATAA
- a CDS encoding iron-sulfur cluster assembly protein, with the protein MNKIEDKSLLEEKIIYSLKTIYDPEIPVDIYELGLIYDIQIDNDCKEVKIIMTLTTTNCPVADTLPLKVKNQIALIHPIQIVNVILTFDPPWCREFMSEEARLELGML; encoded by the coding sequence ATGAATAAGATAGAAGATAAGAGTTTACTGGAAGAAAAAATCATTTATTCATTGAAAACAATTTATGATCCAGAAATTCCTGTTGATATTTATGAATTAGGTCTTATTTATGATATTCAAATTGATAATGATTGTAAAGAAGTTAAAATTATTATGACCCTTACTACAACAAATTGTCCAGTTGCAGATACTTTACCACTTAAAGTAAAAAATCAAATAGCATTAATACATCCTATTCAAATAGTAAATGTAATTTTAACATTTGATCCACCATGGTGTAGAGAATTTATGAGTGAAGAAGCACGTTTAGAATTAGGGATGTTATAA